One window of Chionomys nivalis chromosome 18, mChiNiv1.1, whole genome shotgun sequence genomic DNA carries:
- the LOC130889764 gene encoding Fc receptor-like protein 2, translating to MLLWSLLLALAPVGVHSDWLSISLPHRAYEGDHVTISCTGEKNHDIRRLKYFKDGSHIATYSSASSYTIANARFSDRGSYFCKADRKLFLFVDITEETRHVWLDIRELFPAPGLTVSSLQPTEGRSVTLSCNTWLPSDRASTQLRYSFFKDGHALQSGGSSPTFTISAIWKEDSGNYWCEAMTASHSVSKQSRRSYIDVERIPVSQVSMEIQSPRDCGVEGQTLVLVCSVAKGTGLIMYSWHREDTEESVGRKSQRSQRVELEITTVRESHAGGYYCTADNSYGLVQSAVVNVTVKVPVWHPLLSISVPGVLPFTGDVVELQCEDKRASPPILYRFYHENITLGNISTPSGGKASFKITLTTGHSGNYSCEADNAWGTKRSEVVLLNVTEPPPKVRLVNGPHRCEGRVEVEQEGRWGTVCDDGWDMKDVAVVCRELGCGAAKHTPIAMLYPPVVDEALPVLIQVALCNGTEKTLAECDQVETFDCGHDEDAGAVCEVVLPSIS from the exons ATGCTGCTGTGGTCACTGCTTCTGGCCCTTG CTCCTGTCGGAGTTCATTCCG ACTGGTTGAGCATCAGCCTGCCACACCGTGCGTATGAAGGAGACCATGTAACTATAAGCTGCACGGGGGAAAAGAACCATGATATAAGGAGACTGAAGTACTTCAAGGATGGATCTCACATAGCTACTTACAGCAGTGCTTCGAGCTACACCATTGCAAATGCGAGGTTCAGTGACCGTGGCTCCTATTTCTGTAAGGCAGATAGGAAACTTTTCCTATTTGTAGACATAACAGAAGAAACAAGACATGTGTGGCTTGATATCCGAG AGCTGTTTCCAGCACCAGGGCTGACAGTCAGCTCCCTGCAGCCCACAGAGGGGAGGTCAGTGACCCTGTCCTGCAACACCTGGCTCCCTTCAGATAGGGCAAGCACCCAGTTACGCTATTCCTTCTTCAAAGATGGCCACGCTCTGCAGTCGGGTGGGAGTTCACCAACATTTACGATCTCAGCAATATGGAAAGAAGACTCAGGAAATTACTGGTGTGAGGCAATGACAGCGTCTCACAGTGTCTCGAAGCAGAGTCGCCGGTCCTATATAGATGTGGAGA GGATCCCTGTGTCTCAAGTCTCCATGGAGATCCAGTCTCCAAGGGACTGCGGAGTTGAAGGGCAGACACTGGTCCTTGTCTGTTCTGTGGCTAAAGGCACCGGGCTCATAATGTACTCCTGGCACagagaggacacagaggaaagtgtgGGGAGGAAAAGCCAGCGTTCCCAGAGAGTCGAGCTGGAGATCACTACTGTCAGAGAAAGTCACGCAGGGGGTTACTACTGCACTGCTGACAACAGCTACGGCCTCGTCCAGAGTGCTGTAGTGAACGTCACAGTAAAAG TTCCAGTGtggcaccctctcctctccatCAGTGTTCCTGGGGTGCTGCCCTTCACTGGGGATGTGGTGGAGCTTCAGTGTGAAGACAAGAGAGCATCTCCTCCCATTCTGTACCGGTTTTATCATGAAAATATCACTCTGGGCAACATCTCAACACCTTCTGGAGGAAAAGCATCCTTTAAAATCACTCTGACTACGGGACATTCTGGGAACTACTCCTGTGAGGCTGACAATGCCTGGGGGACAAAGCGCAGTGAGGTGGTACTACTCAATGTCACAG AGCCCCCACCCAAAGTACGTCTGGTGAATGGTCCCCACCGCTGTGAAGGACGTGTAGAGGTCGAACAGGAAGGACGCTGGGGCACGGTGTGTGATGATGGCTGGGACATGAAGGATGTGGCTGTGGTATGCCGAGAGCTAGGCTGTGGAGCAGCCAAGCACACACCTATAGCCATGTTGTATCCACCAGTAGTTGATGAAGCTCTGCCCGTGCTCATCCAGGTAGCCCTGTGCAATGGGACGGAAAAGACCCTGGCTGAATGTGACCAGGTGGAGACCTTTGATTGTGGACATGATGAAGATGCTGGAGCTGTGTGTGAAG TGGTCTTGCCTAGCATTTCCTGA